One genomic window of Vibrio ziniensis includes the following:
- the hupA gene encoding nucleoid-associated protein HU-alpha, with amino-acid sequence MNKTQLIDFIAEKADLSKAQAKAALEATLGAVEGALKDGDQVQLIGFGTFKVNHRAARTGRNPKTGAEIQIAAANVPAFVAGKALKDSIK; translated from the coding sequence ATGAACAAGACCCAATTAATCGACTTTATCGCAGAAAAAGCAGACCTATCTAAAGCTCAAGCAAAAGCTGCTCTTGAAGCGACTCTAGGCGCAGTTGAAGGTGCACTAAAAGATGGTGACCAAGTTCAACTAATTGGTTTTGGTACATTCAAAGTAAATCATCGTGCAGCTCGCACTGGCCGTAACCCAAAAACTGGTGCTGAGATTCAAATCGCTGCAGCAAACGTTCCTGCATTCGTGGCAGGTAAAGCACTGAAAGATTCTATTAAGTAA
- a CDS encoding YjaG family protein codes for MLQNPVQVRLEKFEPWQQITFMACLCERMYPNYAMFCENTEFGDARVYRDILDSVWEQLTVKTAKVNFEHQLEKLEELIPNAEDFDMYAVFPAIDACVALSTLLHGLLDRDYLFENMLEVSQISVMTVAQLEEAQTGEEITNDNQKQNEAVCAEWDVQWAIYRPLRETEGRDIDLIKDLRQELREEGVSNIGVAL; via the coding sequence ATGCTGCAAAATCCTGTACAGGTTCGTCTTGAGAAGTTTGAACCTTGGCAACAAATTACGTTTATGGCTTGTTTGTGTGAGCGTATGTACCCTAACTATGCCATGTTTTGTGAAAATACTGAATTTGGTGATGCTCGTGTTTATCGCGACATTCTTGATAGTGTTTGGGAACAGTTAACCGTCAAAACCGCAAAAGTGAATTTTGAGCATCAGTTGGAGAAGCTGGAAGAGCTGATCCCAAATGCTGAAGATTTCGATATGTATGCTGTTTTTCCTGCGATTGATGCCTGTGTGGCGCTGTCAACTCTGCTTCATGGTCTATTGGATCGTGATTACCTGTTCGAAAATATGCTTGAAGTAAGCCAAATTTCGGTAATGACGGTGGCGCAGTTAGAAGAAGCGCAAACGGGTGAAGAGATCACTAACGACAATCAAAAACAGAACGAAGCGGTTTGTGCGGAGTGGGATGTGCAATGGGCTATCTATCGTCCGCTACGTGAGACCGAAGGTCGTGACATTGATTTGATCAAAGATTTACGCCAAGAACTGCGTGAAGAAGGGGTCAGCAATATTGGTGTTGCGCTATAA
- a CDS encoding D-2-hydroxyacid dehydrogenase has translation MNNFTHKLYILTEQNDVYRQHIESHQLEDLEITEDRAQASILLAAPPMAAKCLDQFPNLEWLQSAFAGVDALIAPHMRQDYELTNVKGIFGQQIAEYVLGYMISHYRHFPTYQGQQQQQQWQQHFYQSLDSKVMLILGTGSIGAHLSNVAASFGLKIIGINSTGIPAKNGVFHETYHINELQSAMQQADVVVNTLPNTPRTKGLLNKITLGYCKNALLFNVGRGAILVEEELIPSIEAGHIQHAFLDVFISEPLAAEHPFWLHSGITVTPHIAALSFPHQVVDIFAHNFRLWRDGFQLENRIDFEKGY, from the coding sequence ATGAACAATTTCACTCACAAGCTTTATATTTTGACGGAACAAAATGATGTCTATCGCCAACATATCGAATCACATCAGTTAGAAGACTTAGAGATCACCGAAGACAGAGCGCAAGCCTCAATACTGCTCGCTGCGCCACCCATGGCGGCTAAGTGTCTTGACCAGTTCCCTAACTTAGAATGGCTACAATCGGCTTTTGCCGGTGTGGATGCCCTCATCGCTCCCCACATGCGCCAAGATTACGAACTGACTAATGTCAAAGGCATCTTTGGTCAACAGATTGCTGAATACGTGCTGGGCTATATGATCAGCCATTACCGCCATTTCCCTACTTATCAGGGCCAACAACAGCAACAACAGTGGCAGCAACACTTTTACCAATCCTTAGATAGCAAAGTGATGCTGATTTTGGGCACAGGCTCGATAGGCGCTCACCTGTCGAATGTGGCTGCCAGCTTTGGTCTTAAAATCATTGGAATTAACAGTACCGGCATTCCAGCCAAAAACGGCGTGTTTCATGAGACTTACCATATCAACGAACTGCAAAGTGCCATGCAACAAGCAGATGTCGTGGTCAACACGTTACCGAATACGCCACGCACTAAAGGATTACTCAATAAAATCACACTCGGTTACTGCAAAAATGCGCTGCTGTTTAACGTTGGACGCGGCGCAATACTGGTTGAAGAAGAGTTGATCCCTTCCATCGAAGCCGGCCATATTCAACACGCGTTTCTCGATGTATTTATCAGCGAGCCTTTAGCAGCGGAACACCCATTTTGGTTACACAGTGGCATAACTGTAACACCGCATATTGCCGCGCTCAGTTTTCCTCATCAGGTGGTGGATATTTTTGCCCACAACTTCCGTTTGTGGCGCGATGGCTTCCAACTCGAAAATCGCATTGATTTTGAGAAAGGCTACTAA
- a CDS encoding uracil-DNA glycosylase family protein, with translation MLEPLLKQIRACDVCTHSLPLGANPVIQAHRAAKLLIIGQAPGIKVHQTSIPWNDASGLRLRSWLDIDSDTFYNPHHVAIMPMGLCYPGKGNSGDLPPRKECAPLWHQSVLAELPNIEMTLLIGQYAQNYYLQDKPSTLTETVKQWHKWAPKYLPLPHPSPRNSLWLKNNPWFENEVIAYIRERVHRVI, from the coding sequence ATGCTAGAACCGCTGCTGAAACAAATCCGAGCTTGTGATGTGTGTACTCACTCACTTCCACTAGGCGCGAACCCTGTTATTCAAGCTCATCGCGCAGCGAAACTGCTGATCATTGGTCAAGCGCCGGGCATTAAGGTTCATCAGACATCCATTCCCTGGAATGATGCCAGTGGTCTTAGACTGAGAAGCTGGCTAGATATTGATAGCGACACTTTCTACAATCCACACCACGTCGCTATCATGCCAATGGGGCTTTGTTATCCAGGTAAAGGGAATAGTGGAGACCTGCCACCAAGAAAAGAGTGCGCACCACTGTGGCATCAAAGCGTACTGGCAGAACTGCCTAATATAGAAATGACATTACTGATTGGGCAATATGCGCAAAATTATTATCTGCAAGACAAACCCAGTACTCTGACAGAAACGGTCAAACAGTGGCATAAGTGGGCTCCGAAATATCTGCCCTTACCTCACCCATCGCCACGTAACAGCTTATGGCTGAAAAACAACCCTTGGTTTGAAAACGAAGTGATCGCTTATATAAGAGAACGAGTTCATCGGGTTATTTAG